Part of the Janibacter alkaliphilus genome is shown below.
ACCAGACCGATGGCGCGGACACGGTGCTGATCGTCGTCGCCGACGGCTCGGCCACCCGCACCGAGAAGGCACCCGGTCACCTCGACCCGAGGGCGGAGGGATTCGACGCCGGGCTGGCCCGGGCCCTGGCCGAGGTCGACGGGCGGGCGCTCGCGGACCTCGACCCGGAGCCCGCCGAGGCGCTGTGGTGCCGAGGGAGGGCCGCCCTCCAGGTGCTCGCCGGTGCGCTCGCCGCGGGATCCGGCGCGGGAGCCGGTGCGGACCCGAGATCCGGTGCGGATCTTGGGCCCGGCGGCCGGTCGCGGCTGCGGGGTGAGGTGCTGCTGGACGAGGCGCCCTTCGGCGTCGGCTACCTCGTCGCCACCTGGCGCTGAGGCCGGCTCAGCGCGGCGGCATCCGCAGCGCGCCGTCGAGACGGATGACCTCGCCGTTGAGCATGCCGTTGGCCACGACGTGCCCGACGAGCTCGCCGTACTCCGGGGGCTGGCCCAGCCGGGAGGGGTGCGGGATGCCGGCGGCCAGCGCGGCGGTGGCCTCCTCGGGCAGCCCGGCGAGCATCGGGGTCATGAAGGTGCCCGGCGCGATGGTCACCACCCGCACCGCCTTGTCCGCGAGGTCGCGCGCGGCCGGCAGGGTGAGCCCGACGACTCCACCCTTGCTCGAGGCGTAGGCGGCCTGGCCGATCTGCCCGTCGTAGGCGGCGATCGAGGCGGTCATGACGACGACGCCGCGGTCGCCGTCGACCGGCTCGAGCTCGGCCATCGCGGCCGCCGCCAGCCGCAGCGTGTTGAAGGTGCCGATGAGGTTGACCTCGATGACCTTCCGGTAGTCGGCCAGCACGTGCGGACCGCGCTTGCCGACGACCCGCCCCGGGGTGCCGATCCCGGCGCAGGTCACCGCGATCCGCAGCTCCCCGAGCTCGCCGGCGGCGTCCACCGCGGCCTGGACCTGGTCCTCGTCGGTGACGTCCGCCGCGACGAAGCGGGCCCGGTCGCCGAGCTCGGCGGCGAGCTCGTCCCCCTTCGCCCCGGGGAGGTCGACGATGACGACGGCGGCACCGGCGCCGTGCAGGTGCCGCACGGTGGCCTCTCCGAGCCCGGAGGCTCCACCGGTGACGAGGGCGACGGTCGAGTCGGTGATCTGCATGCCGCTGAGCATAGTGACGACCACCACAGGGCCCTCGACCGCGTCGGGATACCTCCACCCAGGGTGGTGGGGACTCGGTGGAGGTGATGGGACGCGCCCCGGCGCGTGCGGATACCTCCACCCAGGGTGGTGGGGACTCGGTGGAGGTGATCGAGCTCAGCCGGTGAGGTCCTTGAGCAGGTTCCGGGAGATCACCAGCCGCTGGATCTGGTTGGTCCCCTCGAAGATCTGGGTCACCTTGGCCTCGCGGAAGTAGCGCTCCACCGGGAAGTCGGCCGTGTACCCGGCGCCGCCGAGCACCTGGATGGCGTCGGTGGTCACCCGCATCGCGGCGTCGGTGGCGATGAGCTTCGCCACCGCCGCCTGGGTGGAGAAGGCGCGGCCGGCGTCGCGCAGCCGGGCCGCGTGCAGGTAGGTGGCCCGCGCCGAGGTCACCGCCGCCTCCATGTCGGCGAGCATGAAGGCCAGGCCCTGGTGCTGGGCGATCGGCCGGCCGAACTGCTCCCGCTCGGCGGCGTACCGGGCGGAGACGTCGAGCGCGGCCTGGGCCAGCCCGGTCGCCGCCGCGGCGATGCCGAGCCGACCGGCGTCCAGCCCGGCGAGCGCCATGCCGATCCCACGGCCCTCCTGCCCGACGAGCCGGTCGCCGGAGACCGGCACGTCGTCGTAGATGACCTCCCGCACGGTGTCGCCGTGCAGGCCCATCTTCTTCTCCGGGGCGGCGAAGGAGAGCCCGGGGGCGTCCGCCGGGACGACGAAGCAGCTGGCCCGGTCGTCGCCGGTCTTGGCGAAGGTGGTGTAGAAGTTGGCGTGCCCGGCGTGGCTGATCCACGCCTTGCGTCCGCGGATGCGCCAGTCGTCGCCGTCCGCGGTGGCCCGGGTGGTCATCGCGCCGATGTCGCTGCCGGCCAGCGGCTCGGAGAGCGCGTAGGCGCCCAGCTGCTCGCCGGAGAGCATGCCGGGCAGCAGCGCCGCCTGCTGCTCCGGGGTGCCGAAGGTGTGCACCGCGTAGCAGGTGAGCGAGTGCACCGAGACGCCGACCGCCACCGACATCCACGCGGAGGCGATCTCTTCGACCACCTGCAGGTAGACCTCGTAGGGCTGGTCACCGCCGCCGTGCTCCTCCGGGAAGGGCAGCGACAGCAGCCCTGCGGCGCCGAGCTCGGCGAAGACCTCCCGCGGGAAGTGCTCTCCCGCTGCGGCGGCCGCCTCGGTCTCGTCGACCGCAGGTCGCAGCGACCGGTCGCAGATCGTGCGGGTGAGCTCGATGAGGTCGTCACCGATCTCGGTGGGCATCAGCCTCGTTGCTGGCATGTCCCGACGATATCGCTGCCTGCGAGGGGTGTGATGCCATGGTCGGGTGACCCCGCACCGTCGCCGCCCCGCCAGGACTCGTCCCCGCCTCGTCACCGGCGTCGCCGCCGCGAGCGCGCTCGCGCTGCTCGCCGGGTGCTCCGCCGGCGACGAGGGCAGCGGCGCCAGCAGCGGCTCCGGGAGCTCCTCCGGGACGACGTCGTCCGGCGCCTCCAGCGCGAGCCCGAGCAGCCCGGTCGCGACCACCGACATCGGTGACGCCCCCGAGCCGCTCGTCGAGGCGGTGGCCCGCCGCTACGGCGGCGAGGACGTCGAGGGCAGCACCCACCTCGGCCGCTGGCGCGGCCAGCGGGTCGCCGTGGTCACCGCCGAGCAGGACGTCACCCTGGCGATCGAGTCGACCACCCGGCGGAGCTGGAAGGTGGTCGGCGGCTGGTGGCCCAGCCTCGGCGAGACCGAGGGGGCCGAGGACCTCGGGGGGCGCCGGCACGTCCTCGTCCTGGGCAGCGACGCCCGGGAGGGCCAGGACCCGACGCGCACCCGGGCCGACGCCATCCAGCTGCTCGGGCTCGACGGCGACGGGGGCGCCGGGCTGATGGGCTTCGCCCGCGACCTGTGGGTGCCGATCCCGGGTCACGGCACCGGCAAGCTCAACTCGGCGCTCACCCTCGGCGGCCCGGACGCCGAGGTCGGCGCGGTCGAGGACGTCTCCGGGATTGATGTCGACGGTTACGTGCTCACCGGCTTCGAGGGGTTCGAGAGCATCGTCGACGAGCTGGGAGGGCTCTCCTTCGTCGCCCCCTTCGACATGGACAGCGACCTGGCCGGCGGGAAGATCAGCGCCGGCCGGCACACCCTCGACGGCGGCGAGGCGCTCGCCTGGGCGCGCGAGCGCAAGTCCCTGCCCGGTGGCGACCTCGACCGCTCCGGCAACCAGGGGCTGCTGCTCGCCGCCGCCGCGGTGCAGGCCCGGGCCGAGGGCCCGGCCCGGCTGCCGCGGGCGTTGAGCATCCTCGACGAGCACACCGAGTCCGACCTCAGCGCCGAGGAGATGCTGCTCTTCTCGGCGAGCTTCTACCGGGTCAGCCCGACCCGGGTGGGCCGGGAGGTGGCCGGCGGGTCGCCGGCCACCCGATCCGGGCAGTCGGTGATCTTGCTCGACGACGACGCCCGCTCGGGCTTCGCCGACTTCCGGGACGGGCGGATCGGCGGCTGACCCCCCGCGCCCGGTCCGGTCAGCCGCCTCGTGCGATCAGCCGCCGAGCGGTGTGATCTCCGGCCGCTTGGCGTCCCGCAGGTCGCCGGAGGAGATCCCCTTGACCCGCCGCTGCACCCACGGACCGGCGTAGGTGCGTGCCCAGGCGGCCCCCTTCGCCGCCCGCTCCCGCGCCGGCAGCGGCGGGGCCGGGTCGAGCCGGTCGCGCCAGCCGTCACCGGTGGACTGCCCGAGCGCGTGCAGGGCCGCCTGCGCGACCCGGTGGTGGCCCTCGGTGGAGAGGTGGATCCGGTCCTCGCCCCACATCCGCCAGTCCCGCACCGACTCCAGGCCCCACAGGTCGAGCACGTGCGCCGCGTGCCGCTGGGCGATGGAGAAGACGTTGGCGCTGTGGATCGCGTGCCGCCCGAGCAACCCGCGGAAGAGGCCTGCCTCGGCGGGGTTGCTCGGGGTGGCCATGAGCACGTCGGCGCCGGCCGCACGCGCCCGGGCCACCGCGCTCTCCAGGGTGGCCGCCAGCCGGTCGAGGTCCACCCGCGGGCGCAGGATGTCGTTGCCGCCGCCGACGATCGAGACGAGGTCGGGGCCCATCGCCAGCGCCTCGTCGAGCTGGCGCCCGACGACGTCGTCGACCTTGCGGCCGCGGATGGCCAGGTTGGCGTAGCCGAAGGGGGCCTCGGTCCGCTCGGCGAGCTCGGCGGCGAGCAGGTCGGCCCAGCCGCGGTAGGCGTCGGGCCGCGCCGGGTCGGGGTCGACCATGCCCTCGGTGAAGGAGTCGCCGACGGCGACGTAGCGGGTCCAGGGGTGGGTGGTGCGGCCGGTCACGGCAGCCTCCAGTCGATCGGGTCGGCGCCCTGCCTCACGAGCAGGTCGTTGGTGCGGCTGAAGGGGCGGGAGCCGAAGAAGCCGCCCCGGACGGACAGCGGCGAGGGGTGCGCGGACTCGATCCGCGGCACCTCGCCGAGCAGCGGCGCGAGGTTGCGGGCGTTGCGGCCCCAGAGGATCGCGACCAGCGGCCCGCCGCGCGCAGCCAGCACCTCGATGGCCCGCTGGGTGACCTGCTCCCAGCCCTTGCCCTGGTGCGAGTTGGGTCGGCCCGGGCCGACGGTGAGCGAGCGGTTGAGCAGCATGACGCCCTGCTCGGCCCACGGGGTGAGGTCGCCGCTGCTCGGCGGGTCGGCGCCGAGGTCGTCGACCAGCTCGGCGTAGATGTTGATGAGGCTCTTCGGCAGCGGCCGCACGTCCGGGGCCACGGCGAAGGAGAGCCCGATCGGGTGCCCGGGGGTGGGGTAGGGGTCCTGCCCGACGACGAGGACCCGCACCTCGGGAAGCGGGACGGTGAAGGCCCGCAGGATGTGCTCCCCGGCCGGGAGGTAGCCGCGGCCGGCGGCGACCTCCTCCCGCAGGAAGTCGCCGAGCCCGGAGATCGTCTCCTCCACCGGGGCCAGGGCCTGCGCCCAGGTCGGGTGGACGAGGTCGGCGAGGGGACGTGCAGGCACGACCGCCAACCTACCGGCGCCCTAGAGTGCCCTCGTGCACAGCCATCGTGACCCCACCCTGCACGACCTCGGCCGCTCGGTCCTGCGCTACGCCGACGAGCGGCTGCGGCTGGACCCGGTGCCGCTGGACCGGCCGATGACCCCGGAGGAGCTGCAGCAGCGGGCCGGGCGGACGATCACCCCCGACGGGATCGGCGGCGACCGGGCGATGGACGTCTTCACCGAGGTGCTCGCCCCGGCCTGCCTGAGCATCGACCACCCGCGATACCTCGCCTTCATCCCCTGCGCCCCGACCAACGAGGCGACGATGTTCGACCTCGTCGTCGCGGCCAGCTCGATCTACGGCGGCTCCTGGCTCGAGGGCTCCGGCGCGGTGCACGCCGAGAACGAGACGCTGCGCTGGATCGCCGACCTGGCCGGGCTGCCCGAGCAGGCCGGCGGCGTCTTCACCCCCGGCGGGACCATCGGCAACCTCTCCGCCCTGGTGGCCGCCCGTTGGTCGGCCCGGCGCGAGGCGGCCCGTCGCGGCGACGGCAGCCGGCCCTACCGGGTCGCCGCGAGCGCCGGGGCGCACTCCTCGATCGCCTCCGCGTGCGAGGTGATGGACGCCGAGCTGGTGCCGGTCCCGCTCGACGAGAGCTGGCGGCTGACCGGGGAGAACCTGCGCGCGGTGCTCGCCGAGCACGGCCCGGAGAGCTTCGTCGCCGTGGTCGCCACCGCCGGCACGACGAACTTCGGCATCGTCGACGACCTGGACTCCATCGCCGAGGTCTGCGCCGAGCACGGCATCTGGCTGCACGTCGACGCCGCCTACGGCGGGGCCGGGCTGGCCGCCCCCTCGATCCGGGAGCGCTACGTCGGCATCGAGCGCTGCGACTCCTTCATCGTCGACCCGCACAAGTGGCTCTTCGCGCCCTTCGACTGCTGCGCGCTGCTCTATCGCGACCCCACGGTGGCCCGGGCCGCGCACACCCAGCGGGCCGGCTACCTCGACGTGCTCACCGAGGCCGCCGACTGGAACCCGGCCGACTACTCGGTGGGCCTGACCCGCCGGGCCCGCGGGCTGCCGCTGTGGTTCAGCCTCGCGGTCAACGGCACCGACCGCTACGCCGCCGCCGTCGAGCGGACGCTGGAGGTCGCCGCGGTCGCCGAGGCGGAGATCGCCCGGCGCCCGGAGCTGGAGCTGGTGCACGAGCGGGACCTGACGGTGGTGGTCTTCCGGCGCCTCGGCTGGACGGCCGCCGACTACCACGCCTGGTCGGACCGGTTGCTGGCCGAGGAGCTCGCCTTCGTCGTGCCCACCACCCACGACGGCGAGACGCTGGCCCGCTTCGCCGTCGTCAACCCGGAGACGACGCCGGAGGACATCACGATGATCCTCGACACGATGGCCTGAGGGCGGCCCGACCCCTGACCCACGTGTGACGGATGTGGCTGATGAGGTCGAAGGGGGAGGAGTGTCTCCTGTCCAGCCGCCACGCCGAGAAGGAATGACACTGCTGTCATTCCATGGGTAGGCTGCGGTCACGACGCAGCCCACGCGTCGCTCGAGCCGCCGCACGAAGGGTCCGCCGTGAACCTCGCCAACCAGCCCGCCCGGTCCACGACCGAGCCGCTCAGCGACCGCGACCGCGAGATCCTCGCCTTCGAGCGGCAGTGGTGGAAGTACGCCGGCTCCAAGGAGCAGGCGATCAAGGAGCTCTTCGACATGAGCTCGACGCGCTACTACCAGGTGCTCAACGGTCTCATCAACAACCCCGCCGCCCTCGCCGAGGACCCGATGCTCGTCAAGCGGCTGCGCCGGCTGCGCGACCAGCGCCAGCGCACCCGCTCGGCCCGCCGCCTCGGCTTCGACGGCTGAGCCGAGCCGTGCGCATCGTCCGGGCTGAGGCCGACGATGCCTTCATCGTCGCCGCGCTGCTGCTGCAGCAGGCCCGCGAGGCCGCGGGCGCCCCGGTCCCGGGATACCTCGACCGGGCGGCGACCGCCTGGCTGCAGGCGGGCGCACCCCCGACCTGGTACGCCGAGCACGACGGCGCCCACGCCGGACTGGTCCTCGGCTCGCCGCTGCCGCAGGCGCCGCGACCCGGCATGACCCCGGGGATCGGCCCGTTCTGGATCAGCGAGCTCTTCGTCGTGCCCGACCACCGTCGGCAGGGGGTCGGCACCGCCCTGGTCCGGCACGTCGAGGGATGGGTGCGTGGCCAGGGCGGCACGGCGCTGCGGCTGCACGCCCAGGCCGGCTCCGAGCCCTTCCTGGCGGCCCTCGGGTACGCCCGCAGCGACAGTCTCCGAGAGCGACGCCTGGCCTGATCTGCGCCGACGCTTCGGCGGCTGGTCCGACCGAAAGGTCACGAAAAGGTCACAGCGCGCCTCGGGGCGCAACGCCTGGCGGTCCCACCGCGTCTGTGCTCATGAGGGGAAGCGAAGGGGACGGCGGGTCCGGTGCGCAGGGGGC
Proteins encoded:
- a CDS encoding SDR family NAD(P)-dependent oxidoreductase; protein product: MQITDSTVALVTGGASGLGEATVRHLHGAGAAVVIVDLPGAKGDELAAELGDRARFVAADVTDEDQVQAAVDAAGELGELRIAVTCAGIGTPGRVVGKRGPHVLADYRKVIEVNLIGTFNTLRLAAAAMAELEPVDGDRGVVVMTASIAAYDGQIGQAAYASSKGGVVGLTLPAARDLADKAVRVVTIAPGTFMTPMLAGLPEEATAALAAGIPHPSRLGQPPEYGELVGHVVANGMLNGEVIRLDGALRMPPR
- a CDS encoding acyl-CoA dehydrogenase family protein yields the protein MPATRLMPTEIGDDLIELTRTICDRSLRPAVDETEAAAAAGEHFPREVFAELGAAGLLSLPFPEEHGGGDQPYEVYLQVVEEIASAWMSVAVGVSVHSLTCYAVHTFGTPEQQAALLPGMLSGEQLGAYALSEPLAGSDIGAMTTRATADGDDWRIRGRKAWISHAGHANFYTTFAKTGDDRASCFVVPADAPGLSFAAPEKKMGLHGDTVREVIYDDVPVSGDRLVGQEGRGIGMALAGLDAGRLGIAAAATGLAQAALDVSARYAAEREQFGRPIAQHQGLAFMLADMEAAVTSARATYLHAARLRDAGRAFSTQAAVAKLIATDAAMRVTTDAIQVLGGAGYTADFPVERYFREAKVTQIFEGTNQIQRLVISRNLLKDLTG
- a CDS encoding LCP family protein; translation: MTPHRRRPARTRPRLVTGVAAASALALLAGCSAGDEGSGASSGSGSSSGTTSSGASSASPSSPVATTDIGDAPEPLVEAVARRYGGEDVEGSTHLGRWRGQRVAVVTAEQDVTLAIESTTRRSWKVVGGWWPSLGETEGAEDLGGRRHVLVLGSDAREGQDPTRTRADAIQLLGLDGDGGAGLMGFARDLWVPIPGHGTGKLNSALTLGGPDAEVGAVEDVSGIDVDGYVLTGFEGFESIVDELGGLSFVAPFDMDSDLAGGKISAGRHTLDGGEALAWARERKSLPGGDLDRSGNQGLLLAAAAVQARAEGPARLPRALSILDEHTESDLSAEEMLLFSASFYRVSPTRVGREVAGGSPATRSGQSVILLDDDARSGFADFRDGRIGG
- a CDS encoding pyridoxal phosphate-dependent decarboxylase family protein, producing the protein MHSHRDPTLHDLGRSVLRYADERLRLDPVPLDRPMTPEELQQRAGRTITPDGIGGDRAMDVFTEVLAPACLSIDHPRYLAFIPCAPTNEATMFDLVVAASSIYGGSWLEGSGAVHAENETLRWIADLAGLPEQAGGVFTPGGTIGNLSALVAARWSARREAARRGDGSRPYRVAASAGAHSSIASACEVMDAELVPVPLDESWRLTGENLRAVLAEHGPESFVAVVATAGTTNFGIVDDLDSIAEVCAEHGIWLHVDAAYGGAGLAAPSIRERYVGIERCDSFIVDPHKWLFAPFDCCALLYRDPTVARAAHTQRAGYLDVLTEAADWNPADYSVGLTRRARGLPLWFSLAVNGTDRYAAAVERTLEVAAVAEAEIARRPELELVHERDLTVVVFRRLGWTAADYHAWSDRLLAEELAFVVPTTHDGETLARFAVVNPETTPEDITMILDTMA
- a CDS encoding DUF3263 domain-containing protein, which translates into the protein MNLANQPARSTTEPLSDRDREILAFERQWWKYAGSKEQAIKELFDMSSTRYYQVLNGLINNPAALAEDPMLVKRLRRLRDQRQRTRSARRLGFDG
- a CDS encoding uracil-DNA glycosylase is translated as MPARPLADLVHPTWAQALAPVEETISGLGDFLREEVAAGRGYLPAGEHILRAFTVPLPEVRVLVVGQDPYPTPGHPIGLSFAVAPDVRPLPKSLINIYAELVDDLGADPPSSGDLTPWAEQGVMLLNRSLTVGPGRPNSHQGKGWEQVTQRAIEVLAARGGPLVAILWGRNARNLAPLLGEVPRIESAHPSPLSVRGGFFGSRPFSRTNDLLVRQGADPIDWRLP
- a CDS encoding SGNH/GDSL hydrolase family protein, which translates into the protein MTGRTTHPWTRYVAVGDSFTEGMVDPDPARPDAYRGWADLLAAELAERTEAPFGYANLAIRGRKVDDVVGRQLDEALAMGPDLVSIVGGGNDILRPRVDLDRLAATLESAVARARAAGADVLMATPSNPAEAGLFRGLLGRHAIHSANVFSIAQRHAAHVLDLWGLESVRDWRMWGEDRIHLSTEGHHRVAQAALHALGQSTGDGWRDRLDPAPPLPARERAAKGAAWARTYAGPWVQRRVKGISSGDLRDAKRPEITPLGG
- a CDS encoding GNAT family N-acetyltransferase, translating into MRIVRAEADDAFIVAALLLQQAREAAGAPVPGYLDRAATAWLQAGAPPTWYAEHDGAHAGLVLGSPLPQAPRPGMTPGIGPFWISELFVVPDHRRQGVGTALVRHVEGWVRGQGGTALRLHAQAGSEPFLAALGYARSDSLRERRLA